The window CGCTGAGGGTGGCGATGTAAATCTGCGCCATTTGGAGAGTCTCGGATTTGGAGAGCTTCTTGTCGCTCTCCAGGTTTGGGATGACGCTCCGGAGTCGGTCGAAGGCAACGTTGAGCCCcagcatcctcctcctctcccggGCGTTGGCTGCGAGTCTCCTCCGTCTCTGCGCCCGCTCTAGAGCGCACTTGTCCGGCTGGAGGTAGTGCAGCGCGCCGCCTGCGGGGCCCAGCCGGAGCTCCACTATGGCGCACGGAGGGTCCCGGTGGTCGCAGACGCCTCTGGTGCGCTCTGTCTTCGGTCGCTCCTGCGCGCGGCTCCGCTGGAGCAGAGCGTGGATGTCGGTGTGGAAAGGCGCCGGGGCCACTCCTCCCTCCGGGTCCACTGAGATGAAAGGCGCAAAGAGGCTTTTACGCGGCGGCATCGctcctcttcttcactctgAACAAACTTGTGCCAGAAGCGACCACTTCACTGAGTTAAACTTTCACGTTAAACTTTCTCCACTTTGATGGGTGAATTTATGGACAGGGCAGCCGCGGGCACGCGCAGTGCGTGCTCCGGGGGCGTGGAGAGGGTCGTGTGCTGCCTAATGAACAGAGCCAGAGTCCACTGCAGGAGGTCTATTAACCAAGTTCATCAAAAGAGGATTAGAAGCGTCTCAGTGAGCTGCTGTGGGCCTGACGCACGGAGGCGGCCAAGCAGAAGAGCAGCGCGGCCGAGCAGGGAAGGAAGGATGAGATCAGTGGTGTGGT is drawn from Thunnus thynnus chromosome 20, fThuThy2.1, whole genome shotgun sequence and contains these coding sequences:
- the atoh1c gene encoding pancreas transcription factor 1 subunit alpha → MPPRKSLFAPFISVDPEGGVAPAPFHTDIHALLQRSRAQERPKTERTRGVCDHRDPPCAIVELRLGPAGGALHYLQPDKCALERAQRRRRLAANARERRRMLGLNVAFDRLRSVIPNLESDKKLSKSETLQMAQIYIATLSELLQEGASVPARAPRPPGAAPPSQGPALLAGEPPGPDRDFHTGKSGGGPVRTEEEQRRYDEDMWERTNGTK